The genome window acaagaccaaATACCTTAGCGGGAGCCTCGTCCTCAGAATCACTAGAGCTGTCCTCACTGCTGCTGCTCTCCGGCTTCTTCTTAGCCACAGATGCTGGAGTGGACACCGGTTTAGAGGTCACAGCCAGAGGTTTGGCTCCTGAGTACCACACATCAATGCTTTGAGTAACATAACCACCCTAACAATCCACACGAATGCACACTGATGTCTCAGCTCACCTTTTGCAGGAGTCTTGGCAGGTTCATCGTCTGAATCGGATTCTTCGCTGCTAGAGCTGGTGTCTTTTTTCCTGGCTGCCAATGCGGGCTGAACGGCAGGTTTCACTGCTGCAGGTTTCTATACGACATATTAACAAGTGAGGGGAAGTGGAAACCCAGTGATGTCACACATGCTCATGTATCCGTCATCACCTTTGCTGGAGCCTTAGTCTGAGCTTCATCCTCTGAATCACTCGAGTCCTCAGAGCTGCTGCTCTCTGCTTTCGTGGCGGCTGCGGGCTTCTTTGCAGCAGGAGCCTTTACTGTAATgtagaaaaagaaagtcaatgTTGCTGACTGCAAGtagttaaaacaaacaatgctgAATTCTAAGCCCTTACTTTTCTCATGTCAAACCTTTACTAAACTAAGAACAGTTTCCATGCTGCATGTACTTAATATTTGAGAATTATTGATCCAGAGCATCAGAACAGTTATGTATCGTGCcatattttggttaaaaataaataatcataataattcCTTTTATGTACCTTGCACAACTTTCTTGGCAGGTGCAGCCTTTTCCTCTTCACTGCTGGAGTCTTCACTGCTTGAACTCTCAGCATCTTTCTTTGCTTTCTTGGCTGACGGACCTTTGGCCGCTGCTGGGCCATTAGTGACAGCTTTACGTTTTTTTGTTTCAGGGGACCTTGagcaaaaagacaaaataaggccatcaatgaaaattaaaaactcCAAAAGCAAGCTTCATGAACAAAATAACAGTTTAAAAGCTTGCacatacttcacccaaaaattgaagATGTCCTGGAGACGGTCCTCATTCTGATCCTGAGGTTTCTGATCAGAAGAAAGAGCATCAGACAGATTTATTAAAACTTAAAGTGGTCTAATGACTCATTGATCAGAACATTATTCACATCACTTAGAAACTAAATATAACTGCTTTCCACCAGTCTACAACGTTACATTGAAATATTGCCGATTAATTTGGACTATGAAGATTCAATGAAGACCGAAGCTATAAAAGTATTTgatgttacattttaatttaaacatttatttaggtCATTTGCCTTGTTTGTAgtgataaaacaaataaaaactgtaataaccCTCGACCTGTTACAAAAGTccataacagaaaaaaactcaaTGTCCATTCATAATATATGATATAACTCAACCATAATTGTAATCATAAATAGCAATCATAATatctattaaaaatacataataacgAACAACCGGCACAAATTAAACGTCTTTAAGCAGAGTAAATTCAGCAATGAAGTGAACACGTGTTTCACACAAACTGCGTGTCATTACCCACGCGTGTGCAGAACGTGTGCGCCGATCGGGACGTTACTACACGCGCGCGCGAATCTACAAAACCACAGGAGCGCTTACCACTTTAGTCTGCTTTAAAAACTCTTTCGCAGCCTTGGCGAACTTGTTTTCCAAGAGAAACGAGTAAACATGCTGGTAAAGATCGCTAGGCACCGAACTGTCCTGCGCCATCTTCCCTGCTTTCGTGAAGAAGAATGACGCGATTGGCTATTTCAGCTTCACGAGGCGCTGAAGGTAATGGCGCACACTAAATACGTCATTATGTGTTTACCAAAGACATTTTACCGTtgtcaaatattaaattgaCCTCTGGCATAAATAGCTTTTataatatcaatttaaaaaacgaaataaattTGTAATTGTGTTAATTTTGCTTCTGTACATATTCTACATTGAACTAAAAAGGTTGGAACGAGATCAGCTTTACcgctttataaatgtaataattaaatatgaaatagttccttatttttaatttagaacCTGAACAGGCAGCGTAGTCTTTAAATCATGTGAGTGTTCGCCTTGAAAACAGAAAGGTCGAAATTTCATAAGCCATGTGTAATACTCCAATACTGTAGGTGGCGCACAATGGCCACATATGTGTTACGATCTGTAGGGCAAGAGGACGCATGCTGCTCAGATCTGTCATCTCATAGGAGTTTATTCTTGATATAAATTGATGTAAACTCGTTGTATGTTTATAGTAAGATGCCGCGGTATGAGCTGTGTTTGATCCTGAAGGCGATGCAGAGGCCGGAGATTGCGGCTGTACTGCGGCGCACGGTGGAGACTCTGTTCGAGCGGGGCGCGATCGTGAGAGGTCTGGATAACCTCGGTGAACGGAGGCTGCCCTACAAGATCTCCAAACATGACTGTCGACACTCACAGGGTGGATACTTCTCCATTGACTTTCACTCTTCGCCCAATATCATTAGCGGCCTGTTAGAGCACCTTGAACGGGACATTGACGTTTTGCGGCCGACAGTTCTGAAGAAAGACATTGAGACTTCCAAAGCACAGTGCTGTGGCTCATCCTCAGAGACATCCAAGCAAACCTCATTGCATTAAATGTAAGTCTTTatgttttcaatattatttttaacatgtgcCACCTGACAAACAGAAAGAGGAACATGGTGTAATGATTTAAAGTTAAGACAAACGAAATGTTTGTACACTGTGTAAGTGTCAGATGTCCATTTAATTTATGTGAACTATAACGTTACCTGTGAGTAagaaactggacatgaaatgtagATTTGAAAATCATTAGTAAATATAATGTCTTGtgtgttatttaaatacatatttatatgtatttggtCAAAAAAGTccaaatgatttgctgcatccaggTTACGGTGCGtttttagttttgagaggttgtttgTTATCTGGGACAAACGAACCTGCAGATGTCGCGAGAGTcgcgactgaccaatcagaatcaagctttccaacgagccgtgttataaagaatatttaaagtatatgtttgtgtttggtaaGAGATAAGAAGGAGAGAAGGAATTTTCAAATGTGTCATCATAAAAGTTTCCATCTCATTTAGTATCAAATTAGTAAATTATGTTGCTGTTTAACGTTTGCTGTTATAACAACATATAACTGTTAAAATTGTGTGAACTGTCatataacaatgttttttttctatccaGGACATGGAAGATTTTGTCATCTGATGGATCATGACACCACTTCTGcaccaaacaaataaatatcgTCATTGTTTTATACTTGAAAAGTGTATTTACTTGATATATATGTGATATGTTATTTATGGCAAAACAATTACTTTAGAAATTCAGAAGACTTAAATGCTttgatagaaataaaaataaaattcacacaCTCAGGCCTCACAATCTTTTTTAACAGAGCAAGTTGGTCCACAATAACGATAATTTCGTCGCTGTCCTTTTTGTCGTAAATCATTATAATTAGTCACTCTTTATATTtgtcaaaaatctaaatattaaaagGTATGTCAACATTGTATACAGTGTTTTTGCCCATTTCTTTTAGAAACAGAGAATTTGGATATACAAGGTTTCAGTGACGATGTATAGCTGATACAATGTGATTGTTTTCAAGGGACTTTAAAGAGCTATAGGAAGCACTGTTCAATATGCAGAGCTTGGAAAAAGAACAATCCAATCTACTTCTTTTGGAGACGATAAAATAAACTAATTGGAGACGTTAAACACATCAGTATTCACATTCACGGACTGATAAAATCAAGTTAAATCAATGTTACTGTTACTAACCATACAAAGTCCAAATGTTCTTTGTTTCTTACAACTGTTCTATCtaagattttttcttttgtagaTTTTGGGAGGCCTCGATTAATGTTGtcagtacattttttcatttactggGGTTTGTTTTTAAGAAGTCTCTAATAAATATGTTAGAATTAGAATTATTACAAGCATTCACATTCTGGATGTTTTGCACTAGACATAATgtaacagaaacatttaatttgtatttgatGAGGCAATTCTAGAGTATAGCAACATGTACACATGTAATGCAAGCAatcatgttcatgttcagaCAAGCTGAtttctaaataatgtttaagcagtataactgttaaaaaatatgacatatgcagacaaaatcaatgcaagacAAAACAAGCAATTATACAGTTGGACTAAATTCTATAACTGCTGTGAGATATAGACCATGTGACAACTAGCCAGTAATAAACCAAACAACTGCCAACACAGAAATATGGAGTGTTGCGCTTATGCTGCTCACACCAATCGGCCATGACATCCAAATAACGCGAGAGCAGTTCGAAAGTTATGCTCTAGCATGGATCTCGCGGTATTGTGATGTCATACATCGATAGGTTTGCGCACGCAGGATGAAGTCAAACGTTCCAGTCACGTGTTTGTTCAGCGAGCGGTCAGCTGACAGTGAGATCAGCATAAAGCTTCATCACACGACAACACTGCGGCATAAACACCTTCATTTGACACAGACGAGACCTAACGAGTTTAAAGAGAAGCCTTTTCACCGACACACGATGCTTCTCACGCTGCTTTTTATTTCCACAGGTAATATACGCctctcttttgctctctttCATATGATTTTGCGCGATGTTTCGTCACATCAGTGTTCAGCAGCTGAAACGTAGTTAATGGCGCTGGATCTGTTTGGTAAACATGTCATGTAGGTTGGCAAGTTAACCGTCGTGAGCGTGCTTAAAATATACTACAATTTATACTAACGAAGGTTTTATTATAATGCAACTAACAGTGTTTAAATGAACGGGTTCCCTTCTAGGTTGTCCATTTCCAAATCCGTAATTTACCGCTAGCAAACCAGCTAACTTGGGTGTTATCTAACAAGCGTAACGTTACCGTCAATAAATTGCGCAGAAGTGTTAATAcgatttaatatttcatttttaaacatttatttgagcGTCTGTCTTATTCAAGTTATACTTCGGTTAGTAAGTGCAGTATTGGTTTTTGTCGCAGTAGTTTTTATTACCAGAAACTTGATCCCGTTAAAGTCTGTTTGACCAGAGGAGACTCTTATCCGTCCTCAATCATTTCtttgtaatgttaaaatgtatgaagTCTCTTTTGATCAGGAAAATTTCAACGGTCTTTAGATTTTTCAATAATCTTGCCTGTTTACTCTAAAAGAGTTGTCTAATCCTGACAGTGTTAATGAAACCTGTTTTTCAAGGTTGCCCCCTGTACAAATATACCCGGACTTTTTTGAGACGTCATACCCTAAACTATAGgaagtaattttattttttcggGTATAAGTCTCTGTTCTCTTAGAAAAAGGTCGCTTCCGCGTTTTTGTTTGTCAGGTCCACTTGTCATTAGCCTGTAGCTGTTTTGAGCTTTCACATCTTCTTTGTTCATCAAATGCAGAATTTCTTCAAGAATCTACAAGAAGAACATGATGTCTCGTTTCTATTTATGAGTTCTGGATTTTGCAAACACAACCTGTCTTTTTATAGAGCTGTTGTGTATTTGCAGTATGCTCaagttaaagtcccagtgaaattaaacatgacaattcttatttttattataccCTCATAATCTACAGTTAAAATCTTCAAGCATCCCTTAACTTTTTCCCTTCAACTGtaagtctgctgccagtttcatttcaaaatcaatgcaactgCTATTTTTACACATCAATCAATACACCTATTTCACAAAATGGCGACAGTGAACGGAAGTAGTGGAGAACTTTTTCTGCACTGCTGACATAGGCATTCActtattcattttttcaaatgttttaattgtatttaccATAAACAAAAGAAGCATATGTTGTCCGATTTATTCATGGTTTATTGGAAGATGTAACCACGCCaaccacgcccactaattttctcctgtgaaattaattttcactcggaaatgcgtcagaatacggaagtaaaaaatGATCGCAAATTCCgtttcacggggactttaaatgtTGGCTTTTAAGCTGTGGGCTTTTTTAAACATctgatttttaaaatatatattttaacgtTTTTAGTTTCTTAATATATACTTTCAGGAAAGGTCTTCTGACTTCTGATCTTACAATGAGTGAATGGATTTAAACCtcttccatgacctttaaaatgtaaatgacccACTTACTGCTAGTTCTTTAGCTATTGTTTTCTTTGGTTGAGACTCACGACCCTTTTAGCTTGCACcttttggtttttatttatttttgttttatacactATTTCTgtggaaacaacacaaaatgttaaatgaaaatccagtagacctctgcaaagaatcaataactagtcattttaatttaaattaatatacaattcattattaatgtaaatcaatattaacaaaaatcaaatataaaataaattgttatagcCTACAACGTACCTGtagttaaaggtacagtttgtacgaattttgcagtaaaatatccaaaaaccactaggccaatgttatatatatttttttcagctgagtacttgcaatatctcaaatgtttccaactgcttataaatcctgagaaaatcatCATTCTAAACTGTGGACCAGGGCTGTCAAGTCGCATGTCAATGGTGTCATATctgcgttaccctttgttaccgcctttactgacgacGGTAGTAGTTTGTACCATCAGTCCATCTagaattattacaaatgatgtGTGTACattgaaaataacttttactatgattgtttaaacacttaaaactgtgcagtgttatcacaccatcgaaatggacaattactgtaacatctatgactaacaattaCGTTTTAAACCTGACATTACTCAGATCtgattcattataatgaaataaaatgatttcatcaaacgcaacatttataaaacttttccTCTTCTGCAAACATGATTTGTCGTACCTGTCTGATTGAtacatcagcggtggagtttaagacaacatatcccatcattccacgcttcgaCACAGTGTCAAGCTACACgattgttgttttgatcgtgcgccctgtAGCAGCGATTTCTACAAACCGTACCTTAAACTTCACTTGTGTCTGATTAAACTGTCTATATTGAACAAGTTTCTGGTTGGCTCCGTGGTATAACAAACAGAGTGAAGAATTTCTGAAATGAACTTGATTTTTGTTGTCAACAAGGAAACTGACTGATTTGGTCTCTTACACAATTGACTTCTGGATCAGAAGAGGTTGATAGTTGATTATTGATGGGTGacgtgtttttaatttttatagcCAAAGATCATAATTCATCACATTATAATGCAGTGTTCTCCATTGATGACACTGCTTGTGATTTAGATTGAAATGGCAGTTTTTTTTCTGCCATCTCAACATAATATAAGGAGAACAATTGTATCACGAGAATTTTGGTATCAATTGTCTGTTAAATTTGGGTTTTTCCAGTTTGCACACAAGTTCTGGGCTACTTTTTAAAATCCTTAGTTTTTGTAActtgatatttttaaatggcTTGCTGTTTGTTACCTTTTGTGGTTTTAGGACTGGCAGATAAAACACTGTGGCTTAAACCTCTCATAAGCTCAGTAACAGCTCATAGTTTGAAAACGGGTTGTGAAACCCTGAAGTATGTagttgttcatgtttttgcaGCTAGATGAAGTTTTCCATTAGATAAGTTTCATTTCAACATTGTGTTGACTCTGAACTAGGGCTGTTccacatttacataaacacaaaatgaatccGCGCAGTGCACATGCATAAATAATGAACACATACTCGTGtagatatttaagaaaaatacaaaaaggaataaatgtttacatataatttaatttgtatataaattagggatgggcatttaagcACAAATAATATTTGATCTTCGCTGGGAATTATTTGAAAATTCTAAGAAAATCACACCCCAAcatgctgcacacacacacacacacacacacactcatgtataggctacagtacacacacataaaccGAGAGAACCACGTAGAGAGACACAAAGATTGAGAGGAGAGACCATTCACACCTTCCATTTTCGTGTTGACAAACTGTTTAATTCATTGGTTGGGGAATAAGATAtcttaaatggacagttcagccaaaaatgaaaatttgatcatttgctcaccatcaggttgttacaaacctgttgaaatgtctttgttttgctacACACAAAGGAAGCTATTTGGTGGAATGTCAGTAACGGGCAGATCTTgttccccatttactgccataataTTTactttccctactatggcattTAATGGGGGGGAGGGGGGGCGAGATCtgctcttccaaatatcttcctttgtgtttagcaaaatacatttaaacatgtttgtagtaaagggcgagtaaatgacagaattttaaattgtgggtgaactgtcactttaattcAAGCCATATACTTATTTAAGAATAGcttgctgaaacattaatataataaacataactaaatGATGGAAAATATTATGAACATGGTCAATTATTTTGATCTTTCTAGCTGTGGCAACTCCCTTACTGGGTACAGAGCAGTGTGCCCGCGGCCCCCCCTACTGGTGCCAGAGTGTCAAGACCGCTTCTGTATGTGGTGCGGTCCAACACTGCCAACAGAATGTGTGGAACAAGCCTCAGATGGTGAGTGGACCTGATTCTCAAATGCACTTTAGTCTTCCAGTGAATAATTCACAAGTACTAAGTGTGCAATACTTCCTTGTAGAAATCTGTGCCATGTGACCTGTGCAAAGAGGTGTTGACTGTGGTGGAGCAGCTGCTGAAAAATAACAGCACCGAGGTATGTTCACATGGCGATGGCAAAGGTTtgagattttaattattttgcagtGTCTAAACTTTTGTTAACTCTAGGGTGAAGTCCTTAGCTACATGGAGAAGGCCTGTCAGTTGATCCCTGATGAGGGCTTGTCTGATCAATGCAAGGAGATTGTGGACACCTACTTCCCCGTTATCATGGGCATCATCGAAGGAGAGCTGGTGAGCTCAACGTTCTTCTCTTCCTCTTTAATGGATTGCATAACatgctttaacatttttgttgaagtGAGTTTCTGATGGAAAGCAGTACTGAAAGTGAGAATACTTCAGCTCTCCCACAAGCTGCTCACTAAGGCTTAGTAAATTGTGAACCTCATACTGAAGCTAAGGTGTCTAGTGGACAGAGA of Triplophysa dalaica isolate WHDGS20190420 chromosome 11, ASM1584641v1, whole genome shotgun sequence contains these proteins:
- the LOC130432042 gene encoding 28S ribosomal protein S6, mitochondrial-like, which codes for MPRYELCLILKAMQRPEIAAVLRRTVETLFERGAIVRGLDNLGERRLPYKISKHDCRHSQGGYFSIDFHSSPNIISGLLEHLERDIDVLRPTVLKKDIETSKAQCCGSSSETSKQTSLH